In Amycolatopsis coloradensis, one genomic interval encodes:
- a CDS encoding type II CAAX endopeptidase family protein, with translation MTVSQPREPIPEAAPDELIAGGEVAAPDTPPPHRWGFGAFLLVEAVLLASAAFISVLLGDVQPGQPLPMRMVLLGTMLPTMIAAGVALLITRLRGNGPFTDLRIGWSWADVKVGLKLGVLGLGFTSLAAYIWTQVVGNENATSAISALVEDRRMSVSAAVVMFIYLWLVGPICEEIIYRGLLWGAVERLTWRTERWGRIVAFLVSTAVFAASHLEPLRTTLLLVIAIPIGLARVFTGRLLGSVVAHQVNNFLPAVTILLASLGIAAF, from the coding sequence GTGACCGTATCTCAGCCCAGGGAGCCGATCCCCGAGGCCGCGCCGGACGAGCTCATTGCCGGAGGTGAGGTGGCCGCGCCCGACACGCCACCGCCGCATCGCTGGGGATTCGGGGCCTTCCTCCTGGTGGAAGCCGTCCTGCTGGCGTCGGCGGCGTTCATCAGCGTCCTGCTCGGCGACGTCCAGCCCGGTCAGCCCCTGCCGATGCGCATGGTGCTGCTGGGCACCATGCTGCCGACGATGATCGCCGCCGGGGTCGCGCTGCTGATCACCCGCCTGCGTGGCAACGGTCCGTTCACCGACCTGCGGATCGGCTGGAGCTGGGCCGACGTCAAGGTCGGGCTCAAGCTCGGTGTGCTCGGGCTCGGGTTCACCTCGCTCGCCGCCTACATCTGGACGCAGGTCGTCGGCAACGAGAACGCGACCTCGGCGATCAGCGCGCTCGTGGAGGACCGGCGGATGTCGGTCTCGGCGGCCGTGGTCATGTTCATCTACCTGTGGCTGGTCGGGCCGATCTGCGAGGAGATCATCTACCGCGGCCTCTTGTGGGGCGCGGTGGAACGGTTGACCTGGCGCACCGAACGCTGGGGGAGGATCGTGGCGTTCCTGGTCTCCACGGCCGTTTTCGCGGCGAGCCACCTCGAACCGCTGCGCACCACGTTGCTGCTGGTGATCGCGATCCCGATCGGGCTGGCCAGGGTGTTCACCGGGCGGCTGCTCGGCAGCGTGGTCGCCCATCAGGTGAACAACTTCCTCCCGGCCGTGACGATCCTGCTCGCCTCGCTCGGGATAGCCGCGTTCTGA
- a CDS encoding pentapeptide repeat-containing protein — MGEAWPVCGLEHCCGVRIPDFDHCLRHLEPGQRDEYFDGLSLGAEVDLRGTELSGELIEKLVDAVGSIDGRRAEFGRAEFAGARFPGPVAFEDVTFFDADFTNARFEGGARFDKAGFRDSTTFHRAWFGGPVSFRDCAFEEVGFTTATFSGDTAFDRAKFTSDVSFSRQTFGAVSFGETEFAGEAGFGSSRFTGRATFTGAKFAAAAMFDGAVFDDDARFDDAAFDGEATFDGVRFHAEARFQGAVFTAAERFGPVSAERLDFGRATFRRRITLFAASPSMDCFETRFEEGVTLRLVRQSMLGLERSVFGKASTVTGAASVTSVEGVDVADLVFTDVDLADCCFAGAHHLDKLRLEGDCTFGSYGNRQVLAEERAWRSRRDAPVGPRRIADLYRQLRKAQEDSKNEPGAADFYYGEMEMRRHSPATPWSERVILHLYWLVSGYGLRALRALATLAVLIAVVSTSIWLGGFKTTPAFGDTLVYVAQSTVSLETKLASLPKDLTPLGEVLRLVTRVFGPLLLGLTLLAVRNRVKR; from the coding sequence ATGGGCGAGGCCTGGCCGGTATGCGGACTCGAACACTGCTGCGGCGTCCGCATTCCCGACTTCGATCATTGTCTCCGGCACCTCGAACCCGGGCAGCGGGACGAATACTTCGACGGTCTCTCGCTCGGCGCTGAGGTCGACCTGCGGGGAACCGAGCTTTCCGGCGAACTGATCGAGAAGCTCGTCGACGCCGTCGGGAGTATCGACGGCCGTCGCGCGGAGTTCGGCCGAGCGGAGTTCGCCGGAGCGCGCTTTCCCGGGCCCGTGGCTTTCGAAGACGTGACGTTCTTCGACGCGGACTTCACGAATGCCAGGTTCGAGGGCGGCGCGCGATTCGACAAAGCCGGGTTCCGGGACAGCACCACTTTTCACCGGGCCTGGTTCGGTGGCCCGGTCTCGTTCCGGGACTGTGCCTTCGAGGAGGTCGGGTTCACTACCGCGACCTTCTCCGGCGACACCGCGTTCGACCGGGCGAAGTTCACGAGCGACGTGTCGTTCTCCCGCCAGACTTTCGGCGCTGTTTCCTTCGGCGAAACGGAATTCGCGGGCGAGGCGGGATTCGGGTCGTCGCGGTTCACCGGCCGTGCCACGTTCACCGGGGCGAAGTTCGCCGCGGCCGCGATGTTCGACGGTGCCGTGTTCGATGACGACGCGCGGTTCGACGATGCCGCCTTCGACGGGGAAGCGACCTTCGATGGCGTGAGATTCCATGCGGAAGCCCGTTTTCAGGGAGCCGTCTTCACCGCCGCCGAGCGCTTCGGGCCGGTCAGCGCCGAGCGGCTGGACTTCGGCCGCGCGACCTTCCGAAGACGGATCACCCTCTTCGCCGCGTCGCCGTCGATGGACTGTTTCGAGACCAGGTTCGAGGAAGGGGTCACGCTCAGGCTGGTCCGTCAGTCGATGCTCGGCTTGGAAAGGTCGGTGTTCGGCAAGGCTTCGACGGTCACGGGAGCCGCGTCCGTGACGTCTGTCGAGGGAGTGGATGTCGCCGACCTCGTGTTCACCGACGTCGACTTGGCGGACTGCTGCTTCGCCGGTGCGCATCACCTGGACAAACTGAGGTTGGAAGGCGACTGCACCTTCGGCTCGTACGGCAATCGCCAGGTCCTCGCCGAGGAACGCGCCTGGCGAAGTCGCAGAGACGCACCGGTCGGCCCGCGCCGCATCGCCGACCTCTACCGCCAGCTCCGCAAGGCGCAGGAAGACAGCAAGAACGAACCCGGTGCCGCCGACTTCTACTACGGCGAGATGGAGATGCGCCGCCACAGCCCGGCCACCCCTTGGTCCGAGCGCGTCATTCTCCATCTCTACTGGCTCGTCTCCGGCTACGGACTCCGTGCCCTCAGAGCCCTCGCGACCCTGGCGGTCCTCATAGCCGTCGTGAGCACGAGCATCTGGCTGGGCGGCTTCAAGACCACGCCCGCCTTCGGTGACACGTTGGTCTACGTCGCCCAAAGCACCGTTTCGCTGGAAACGAAACTGGCGTCGCTGCCGAAGGACCTGACGCCGCTCGGAGAGGTCTTGCGGCTGGTCACGCGCGTCTTCGGGCCGCTGCTGCTCGGCCTGACCCTCCTGGCCGTGCGCAACCGCGTCAAACGCTGA
- a CDS encoding [protein-PII] uridylyltransferase: MADGGELVKATERLLEGRHGRLGATALRAALVDLYEFWLGKGASAAGVDTAEPGVALAAVGGLGRSELVPFSDLDLLLLHNGNSRVGEIADAIWYPLWDAKIGLDHSVRTPGEALKVASEDLRTAMGLLDIRHLSGDAEITARLAAAARDQWRRTARRRMGELADAVRQRWARSGEIAQSAEPDLKHGRGGLRDFAVLEALAAAQLTARPGEELLAAKSLLLDVRTELRRELRRERDILSAPEAETVAGELGFGDRFTLARKLSGVGRTIAYAVDVALRSTVEPPKARFGRRPVRTPLDEGVVLHGNEVALARDAVPAKDPALLLRVAAASARIRKPIAHGTLRALAETAPELRAPWPADALKALVELLGAGEGLVDAVEALDRTGLWARLFPEWGAVRDLPPRSPVHSWTVDRHLVRAAVEASKLTTTVSRPDLLLIGALLHDIGKGRDADHSELGAKISAQVAARLGLTDADSALVAAMVRHHLLLPHTATRRDISDPATIQRVTKTLDENLVLLELLHALTTADSLATGPGVWTDWKARLLAELVSGCEEALHGKGFVPPEPMGAEQRELVAEAVASGRGEVRITAAGKVVTVVLAVPARAELLAPAAGVLALNSLEVHAAVLRGHDGGRAGVFTASPKFGSLPDVTLLREQFARAVAGTLPLTQRLAAKERDYGGGETPSAGAKVIWFDDETSGHDTVVVELRAANRIGLLYRVAGALRRCEAEVRWAKVATLGGAVVDSFAVAPRAGRVDQEWRSKIEAALLAAAS; this comes from the coding sequence ATGGCCGACGGGGGTGAACTGGTCAAGGCCACCGAGCGGTTGCTCGAGGGCAGGCACGGGAGGCTGGGGGCGACCGCGTTGCGGGCGGCCCTGGTCGACCTCTACGAATTCTGGTTGGGCAAGGGCGCTTCGGCGGCCGGCGTCGACACCGCTGAACCCGGTGTCGCGCTGGCCGCCGTCGGCGGCCTGGGGCGCAGCGAGCTGGTGCCCTTCTCCGATCTCGATCTCTTGTTGCTGCACAACGGGAACTCGCGGGTCGGCGAGATCGCCGACGCGATCTGGTACCCGTTGTGGGACGCCAAGATCGGTCTCGATCACTCGGTGCGCACTCCGGGTGAGGCGCTGAAGGTGGCGTCCGAGGACCTGCGGACCGCGATGGGGCTGCTCGACATCCGCCACCTCTCCGGGGACGCCGAGATCACCGCCAGGCTGGCGGCCGCGGCACGGGACCAGTGGCGGCGGACCGCGAGGAGACGGATGGGCGAGCTGGCTGACGCGGTGCGTCAGCGCTGGGCCCGCAGTGGCGAGATCGCGCAGTCCGCCGAGCCGGATCTCAAGCACGGCAGGGGTGGGCTTCGCGACTTCGCCGTCTTGGAAGCGCTGGCGGCGGCACAGCTGACGGCGAGACCCGGCGAGGAACTCTTGGCCGCGAAGAGCCTGCTGCTCGACGTCCGGACGGAACTGCGCCGGGAGCTGCGCCGTGAGCGGGACATCCTCAGCGCGCCGGAGGCCGAGACGGTCGCGGGCGAGCTCGGGTTCGGCGACCGGTTCACCTTGGCGCGCAAGCTTTCCGGTGTCGGCAGGACGATCGCGTACGCGGTGGACGTCGCGCTCCGGTCCACTGTGGAACCGCCAAAGGCGCGGTTCGGGCGGCGGCCGGTGCGGACGCCGCTCGACGAGGGTGTCGTCCTGCACGGGAACGAAGTCGCGCTGGCGCGGGACGCGGTGCCCGCCAAGGATCCGGCCCTGCTGCTGCGGGTCGCCGCGGCGTCGGCCCGGATCCGGAAGCCCATCGCGCACGGGACCCTGCGGGCCCTCGCCGAAACCGCGCCGGAACTGCGCGCACCGTGGCCCGCCGACGCCCTCAAAGCGCTGGTGGAATTGCTCGGCGCGGGCGAGGGACTCGTCGACGCCGTGGAGGCGCTGGACCGCACCGGCCTGTGGGCGCGCCTGTTCCCCGAATGGGGGGCGGTGCGGGATCTCCCGCCGAGATCGCCGGTGCACTCCTGGACCGTCGACAGGCATCTCGTGCGTGCCGCGGTCGAGGCGTCGAAACTGACGACCACCGTTTCGCGGCCGGATCTGCTGCTGATCGGCGCGCTGCTGCACGACATCGGCAAGGGCCGCGACGCGGACCACTCCGAACTCGGCGCGAAGATCAGCGCCCAGGTCGCGGCCCGGCTCGGGCTGACGGACGCCGATTCGGCGCTGGTCGCGGCGATGGTCCGGCATCACCTGCTGCTGCCGCACACCGCGACGCGGCGGGACATCAGCGATCCCGCGACGATCCAGCGGGTGACGAAGACGCTCGACGAGAACCTCGTCCTGCTGGAACTGCTGCACGCCCTGACGACGGCCGATTCGCTGGCCACCGGGCCTGGCGTATGGACCGACTGGAAGGCACGCCTGCTCGCCGAACTCGTCTCCGGTTGCGAAGAAGCCTTGCACGGCAAGGGTTTCGTGCCGCCGGAGCCGATGGGTGCCGAACAGCGGGAGCTCGTCGCCGAAGCCGTCGCGTCCGGCCGTGGCGAGGTGCGCATCACCGCCGCCGGCAAGGTCGTGACCGTGGTGCTGGCGGTCCCGGCCCGCGCGGAACTGCTGGCTCCCGCGGCCGGGGTGCTCGCGCTGAACTCGCTCGAGGTCCACGCGGCGGTGCTGCGCGGGCACGACGGGGGACGGGCCGGCGTGTTCACGGCGTCGCCGAAGTTCGGCTCGCTGCCCGACGTCACCCTGCTGCGTGAGCAGTTCGCGCGGGCGGTGGCCGGGACGCTGCCGCTCACCCAGCGGCTCGCGGCCAAGGAACGGGACTACGGCGGAGGGGAGACGCCGTCGGCCGGAGCGAAGGTGATCTGGTTCGACGACGAGACCAGCGGGCACGACACGGTCGTGGTCGAACTACGGGCCGCGAACCGGATCGGGCTGCTGTACCGGGTCGCGGGCGCGCTGCGCCGGTGCGAGGCCGAGGTGCGCTGGGCGAAGGTGGCCACGCTCGGTGGCGCCGTCGTCGACTCGTTCGCCGTCGCGCCGCGGGCGGGCCGCGTCGACCAGGAGTGGCGGTCGAAGATCGAAGCCGCGCTGCTGGCCGCCGCTTCCTGA
- the ffh gene encoding signal recognition particle protein translates to MFDTLSDRLTSALQTLSRKGRLSDADIDATAREIRIALLEADVALSVVKDFIARIKERAKGAEVHGALNPAQQVIKIVNEELVTILGGETRRLTFAKNPPTVIMLAGLQGAGKTTLAGKLAMWLKKQGHAPMLVACDLQRPNAVTQLQVVGERAGVAVFAPEPGNGVGDPVDVARRAIDEAKRAQHDIVLVDTAGRLGVDEELMKQAADIRDAVSPDETLFVVDAMIGQDAVTTAEAFRDGVGFTGVVLTKLDGDARGGAALSVRQVTGQPILFASNGEKLEDFDLFHPDRMASRILGMGDVLSLIEQAEQHFDQEKAEQTAAKLGSGQLTLEDFLEQMLAVRKMGPIGNLLGMLPGAGQMKDQLAQVDDKQLDKLQAIIRGMTPAERADPKIINASRRVRISKGSGVAVRDVNDLVNRFFEARKMMAQMAGRFGFGGGGGGSKNRKGKKGKKGKGRGPTQPKVRGGFPGGMPMLPPGGGMPGGMPDLSQLGGMNDVPGFDPKKFKLPKDK, encoded by the coding sequence GTGTTCGACACCCTCTCCGATCGGCTCACGTCCGCCCTGCAGACGCTGTCTCGCAAGGGCAGGCTCTCCGACGCCGACATCGACGCCACCGCGCGCGAGATCCGTATCGCGCTGCTCGAGGCGGATGTCGCGCTGTCTGTGGTCAAGGACTTCATCGCCCGGATCAAGGAGCGCGCCAAGGGCGCCGAGGTGCACGGCGCGCTGAACCCGGCGCAGCAGGTCATCAAGATCGTCAACGAGGAACTCGTCACCATCCTCGGCGGCGAGACCAGGCGGCTCACGTTCGCGAAGAACCCGCCGACGGTCATCATGCTCGCGGGTCTGCAGGGTGCCGGTAAGACGACGCTCGCGGGCAAGCTCGCGATGTGGCTGAAGAAGCAGGGTCACGCGCCGATGCTGGTCGCGTGTGACCTCCAGCGTCCCAACGCGGTCACGCAGCTGCAGGTCGTCGGCGAGCGGGCCGGGGTCGCGGTCTTCGCGCCCGAGCCCGGGAACGGCGTCGGCGACCCGGTCGACGTCGCCCGCCGCGCCATCGACGAGGCCAAGCGCGCCCAGCACGACATCGTCCTGGTCGACACCGCCGGCCGTCTCGGCGTCGACGAAGAGCTGATGAAGCAGGCCGCGGACATCCGCGACGCCGTTTCGCCGGACGAGACGCTGTTCGTCGTCGACGCGATGATCGGTCAGGACGCGGTCACCACGGCCGAGGCGTTCCGCGACGGCGTCGGCTTCACCGGTGTCGTGCTCACCAAGCTCGACGGTGACGCCCGCGGTGGTGCCGCGCTGTCCGTCCGCCAGGTCACCGGCCAGCCGATCCTGTTCGCCTCCAACGGTGAGAAGCTCGAGGACTTCGACCTCTTCCACCCGGACCGGATGGCCAGCCGCATCCTCGGCATGGGCGACGTGCTCAGCCTCATCGAACAGGCCGAGCAGCACTTCGACCAGGAGAAGGCCGAGCAGACGGCGGCCAAACTCGGCAGCGGCCAGCTCACCCTCGAAGACTTCCTCGAGCAGATGCTCGCGGTCCGCAAGATGGGCCCGATCGGCAACCTGCTCGGCATGCTGCCCGGCGCCGGACAGATGAAGGACCAGCTCGCGCAGGTCGACGACAAGCAGCTCGACAAGCTGCAGGCGATCATCCGCGGCATGACCCCCGCCGAGCGGGCCGACCCGAAGATCATCAACGCCTCGCGCCGCGTCCGGATCTCGAAGGGCTCCGGTGTCGCCGTCCGCGACGTCAACGACCTGGTCAACCGGTTCTTCGAAGCGCGCAAGATGATGGCGCAGATGGCGGGCCGGTTCGGCTTCGGCGGCGGAGGCGGCGGCAGCAAGAACCGCAAGGGCAAGAAGGGGAAGAAGGGCAAGGGGCGCGGCCCGACGCAGCCCAAGGTCCGCGGCGGCTTCCCCGGCGGCATGCCGATGCTGCCCCCGGGCGGCGGTATGCCCGGTGGAATGCCCGATCTCTCGCAGCTCGGCGGCATGAACGACGTACCAGGGTTCGACCCGAAGAAGTTCAAGCTGCCGAAGGACAAGTAG
- a CDS encoding P-II family nitrogen regulator, which produces MKLITAIVKPFTLDDVRSALEQLGVLGMTVSEVQGYGRQKGHTEVYRGAEYSVDFVAKLRVEVVTDDSNVEKVLDAITTAAHTGKIGDGKIWVTPVETVIRVRTGERGSDAL; this is translated from the coding sequence ATGAAGCTGATCACCGCGATCGTGAAGCCGTTCACGCTCGACGACGTCCGCTCCGCGCTGGAGCAGCTGGGCGTGCTCGGCATGACGGTCAGCGAGGTGCAGGGCTACGGCAGGCAGAAGGGCCACACCGAGGTCTACCGGGGTGCCGAGTACTCCGTGGACTTCGTGGCGAAGCTGCGGGTCGAGGTCGTCACCGACGATTCCAACGTCGAGAAGGTGCTCGACGCGATCACCACGGCCGCCCACACCGGCAAGATCGGTGACGGCAAGATCTGGGTGACGCCGGTGGAGACGGTCATCCGGGTACGCACCGGCGAGCGCGGCTCGGACGCTCTATAG
- a CDS encoding CPBP family intramembrane glutamic endopeptidase: MDDGQARERLVLGAHWGFVAFFAGIAGYHLVTLVMSFLMSGRFGGYDPLELRDVGPLLILAFLPTLVLGLGPAVGSRVWGQGLRADFGLKPTWRDVRIGLACGAAALAAGYLLNLLLLAVYGTDSDDRTFSDVSPGPITELSGTTDGDTIWLVLAAVIVVLAAPVTEELLFRGTLWNAMGFHRLPSWVILLVTALVFAQLHGEAARTIALFGQGIAIGLARYLSGRVSASVIAHAANNLPPAVLLFAAR; this comes from the coding sequence GTGGACGACGGGCAGGCTCGCGAGCGTTTGGTGCTCGGAGCGCACTGGGGCTTCGTAGCTTTCTTCGCGGGCATCGCCGGATACCACCTCGTCACGCTCGTCATGAGCTTCCTGATGTCAGGCCGCTTCGGCGGCTACGACCCGCTCGAACTCCGTGACGTCGGCCCGCTGCTGATCCTCGCGTTCCTGCCGACCCTCGTGCTCGGTCTCGGCCCGGCGGTCGGCTCACGCGTTTGGGGGCAGGGGCTCCGCGCGGACTTCGGGCTCAAACCCACCTGGCGCGACGTCCGGATCGGGCTCGCTTGCGGGGCCGCCGCGCTCGCCGCCGGCTACCTCCTCAACCTGCTCCTGCTCGCCGTGTACGGGACCGACAGCGACGACAGGACCTTCTCCGACGTCTCGCCCGGCCCGATCACCGAGCTGTCGGGCACCACCGACGGCGACACGATCTGGCTGGTGCTGGCCGCGGTCATCGTCGTCCTCGCCGCTCCGGTCACCGAAGAACTGCTGTTCCGCGGCACGCTGTGGAACGCCATGGGCTTCCACCGCCTGCCCTCGTGGGTGATCCTGCTGGTCACCGCACTGGTGTTCGCCCAGCTGCACGGCGAGGCCGCGCGCACGATCGCGTTGTTCGGCCAGGGCATCGCCATCGGTCTCGCCCGCTACCTCTCCGGCAGGGTGAGCGCGTCCGTCATCGCGCACGCCGCCAACAACCTCCCGCCGGCTGTATTGCTCTTCGCGGCGAGGTGA
- the rpsP gene encoding 30S ribosomal protein S16, whose protein sequence is MAVKIKLQRLGKIRAPYYRIIVADARTRRDGKAIETIGKYHPKEEPSFIEVDTERAQHWLSVGAQPTEPVQRILEITGDWQKFKGLPGAEGTLKVAEPKPSKQDLFNAALAAAGDSASAEATTPKKKSAPKKAEADKAEAAEGDKAEA, encoded by the coding sequence GTGGCCGTCAAGATCAAGCTGCAGCGTCTCGGCAAGATCCGTGCGCCGTACTACCGCATCATCGTCGCCGACGCGCGCACCCGCCGTGATGGCAAGGCCATCGAGACGATCGGCAAGTACCACCCCAAGGAAGAGCCGAGCTTCATCGAGGTCGACACCGAGCGGGCCCAGCACTGGCTGTCCGTCGGTGCCCAGCCGACCGAGCCGGTCCAGCGCATCCTCGAGATCACCGGTGACTGGCAGAAGTTCAAGGGCCTGCCGGGCGCCGAGGGCACCCTGAAGGTCGCCGAGCCGAAGCCGTCGAAGCAGGACCTGTTCAACGCCGCGCTCGCCGCCGCCGGTGACTCGGCCTCCGCCGAGGCCACCACGCCGAAGAAGAAGTCCGCTCCGAAGAAGGCCGAAGCCGACAAGGCCGAAGCCGCCGAGGGTGACAAGGCCGAGGCGTGA
- a CDS encoding Ku protein: MRAVWKGTIGFGTYAIPVKAYSATEEHNVPLHQVHEPDGGRVRVKWVCEVDGAEVPAAEIGKGYPVPNGDVVLLTAGDFASLLPPTTQSMDVVGFTPAEQVDPMYFARSYYLEPEPAGTKPYVLLSEALQQSGRIAIVKVTLRQRETLGALRVRDQVILLETMLWPDEIRRPAFPFLHEDVDLRRGELRNAVSLIEDLTRDFDPGRYTDHYREALEALIQAKLDGDDVLQPTAAEQAEGVTRLLAALQQGPVEKAKEAADKARQARTRAERASSSAKTS; encoded by the coding sequence ATGCGAGCGGTGTGGAAAGGCACGATCGGATTCGGGACCTACGCCATTCCGGTGAAGGCGTACAGCGCGACCGAAGAGCACAACGTCCCCCTCCACCAGGTGCACGAGCCCGACGGCGGCCGGGTGCGGGTGAAGTGGGTCTGCGAGGTCGACGGCGCCGAGGTGCCCGCGGCCGAGATCGGCAAGGGGTATCCCGTCCCCAACGGCGACGTCGTCCTGCTGACCGCCGGGGATTTCGCGTCCCTGCTCCCGCCCACCACCCAGTCGATGGACGTCGTCGGCTTCACCCCCGCCGAGCAGGTCGACCCGATGTACTTCGCGCGCAGCTACTACCTCGAGCCGGAGCCGGCCGGTACGAAGCCGTACGTGCTGTTGAGCGAGGCGCTGCAGCAGTCCGGGCGGATCGCGATCGTGAAGGTGACCTTGCGGCAGCGCGAAACGCTGGGTGCGCTGCGCGTGCGGGACCAGGTGATCCTGCTCGAGACGATGCTGTGGCCCGACGAGATCCGGCGGCCCGCCTTCCCGTTCCTGCACGAGGACGTCGACCTGCGGCGCGGGGAACTGCGGAACGCGGTTTCGCTGATCGAGGACCTCACGCGGGATTTCGACCCCGGCCGGTACACCGATCACTACCGTGAAGCGCTCGAAGCGCTCATCCAGGCCAAGCTGGACGGCGACGACGTCCTCCAGCCGACCGCCGCCGAACAGGCCGAAGGCGTGACGCGGCTGCTGGCGGCCTTGCAGCAGGGGCCGGTCGAGAAAGCCAAGGAAGCGGCGGACAAGGCGCGCCAGGCGCGGACGCGGGCGGAGCGGGCTTCGTCGTCGGCCAAGACCAGTTGA
- a CDS encoding DMT family transporter, whose protein sequence is MPDPTLLALGSALCYGFVDFAGGLLARRADFAAVAFAGQAGGFVFMLGAVPLLTPADPSMPDLVWGAASGFGTAVGMVFLYRGLIGGAMSIVVPISAVGSVTLPVLVGVTLLGERPSVPGFAGIGLAVIALGAVSRSGAGDSEGAKSAARDALIASAGFAVQYLALAQSAPEGGLWPVVASRLAATSAILPIVIRRGNGVRLPWRFAVGSAANGCFAALSLVLYLLATRQGLTTIAVVLASFYPVVPVVLGIVALRERPGPVRSAGLVLAAAAVVLLGHG, encoded by the coding sequence ATGCCCGATCCCACTCTGCTCGCGCTGGGATCCGCCCTCTGTTACGGATTCGTCGACTTCGCGGGCGGGCTCCTGGCCAGGCGGGCCGACTTCGCCGCCGTCGCGTTCGCCGGCCAGGCGGGCGGTTTCGTGTTCATGCTCGGTGCCGTACCGCTGCTCACGCCGGCGGATCCGTCGATGCCGGACCTCGTATGGGGCGCGGCCTCCGGCTTCGGCACGGCCGTCGGCATGGTCTTCCTCTATCGCGGTCTGATCGGCGGGGCGATGAGCATCGTGGTGCCGATCAGCGCGGTGGGCAGCGTGACGCTGCCCGTGCTCGTCGGCGTGACCCTGCTGGGCGAGCGGCCCTCGGTGCCGGGGTTCGCCGGGATCGGGCTGGCGGTCATCGCGCTGGGGGCCGTTTCGCGTTCCGGCGCGGGCGACTCGGAAGGCGCGAAGTCCGCGGCCCGGGACGCGCTGATCGCCAGCGCCGGATTCGCCGTCCAGTATCTCGCGCTGGCGCAGTCGGCACCGGAAGGCGGTCTCTGGCCGGTCGTGGCGAGCAGGCTGGCGGCGACTTCGGCGATCCTCCCGATCGTCATCCGACGAGGGAACGGTGTGCGGTTGCCGTGGCGCTTCGCCGTCGGCTCGGCGGCGAATGGCTGCTTCGCCGCGTTGTCTCTGGTGCTGTATCTCCTCGCCACCCGTCAGGGACTGACCACGATCGCGGTGGTGCTGGCGTCGTTCTATCCGGTCGTGCCGGTCGTCCTCGGCATCGTGGCACTCCGTGAGCGGCCGGGACCTGTGCGATCCGCGGGGTTGGTCCTGGCGGCGGCCGCGGTGGTCCTGCTCGGTCACGGCTGA
- a CDS encoding amidohydrolase family protein: MEALHLAGVVLPDGEHRELWVTGGRITTEPVAGAETVVREGFLVPGLVDAHCHPGIGVGGATTLEEAAGQAITDRDAGTLLIRDCGLPIDVRSLQERADLPRIIRAGRHLALRKRYIPGLGIELEDPSELPKAVAEQARDGDGWVKLVGDWIDRGAGDLAPLWPDDVLAEAIAAAHAEGAKVTAHVFGQAALPGLIDAGIDCLEHGTELSADQLGVLAERGIALVPTLINIENFPGIADKAGKYPVYADHMRALHAGVGEMVSTAIEAGVAVYAGSDAGGMVEHGRLVDEIEALHKAGMSEEQALASASWAAREWLGVPGIVDGASADLLVYPSDPREDLAVLRHPSHIVLRGKIYA; encoded by the coding sequence GTGGAAGCGCTGCACCTGGCCGGCGTCGTCCTGCCGGACGGCGAGCACCGCGAGCTGTGGGTCACCGGCGGCCGGATCACCACCGAACCGGTCGCCGGAGCGGAAACCGTGGTCCGGGAAGGCTTTCTGGTTCCCGGGCTGGTCGACGCGCACTGTCACCCCGGGATCGGCGTCGGCGGCGCGACCACGCTGGAAGAGGCCGCCGGACAGGCGATCACCGATCGCGACGCCGGGACGCTGCTGATCCGCGACTGCGGGCTGCCGATCGACGTCCGGTCGTTGCAGGAGCGGGCCGATCTGCCGCGGATCATCCGCGCCGGACGGCATCTCGCCCTGCGCAAGCGCTACATCCCCGGCCTGGGCATCGAACTCGAAGACCCTTCCGAACTGCCGAAGGCGGTCGCCGAACAAGCGCGTGACGGTGACGGCTGGGTCAAACTCGTCGGCGACTGGATCGACCGCGGTGCCGGCGATCTCGCGCCGCTCTGGCCCGACGACGTCCTCGCCGAAGCCATCGCCGCCGCGCACGCCGAGGGCGCCAAGGTGACGGCGCACGTGTTCGGCCAGGCCGCGTTGCCGGGCCTGATCGACGCGGGGATCGACTGCCTCGAACACGGCACGGAGCTTTCGGCGGACCAGCTGGGCGTCCTCGCCGAACGCGGGATCGCGCTCGTGCCGACCCTGATCAACATCGAGAACTTCCCGGGTATCGCGGACAAGGCCGGCAAATACCCGGTGTACGCCGACCACATGCGGGCACTGCACGCCGGCGTGGGGGAGATGGTCTCGACGGCGATCGAGGCGGGCGTCGCGGTGTACGCCGGAAGCGACGCGGGCGGCATGGTCGAGCACGGCAGGCTCGTCGACGAGATCGAGGCGCTGCACAAGGCGGGCATGTCCGAGGAGCAGGCGCTGGCTTCGGCTTCGTGGGCGGCCCGCGAATGGCTCGGCGTACCGGGAATCGTCGACGGCGCGTCGGCCGATCTGCTCGTCTACCCGTCCGATCCGCGCGAGGATCTCGCGGTGCTGCGGCATCCGAGCCATATCGTCCTGCGTGGCAAGATCTACGCCTAG